In Pseudochaenichthys georgianus chromosome 6, fPseGeo1.2, whole genome shotgun sequence, a single window of DNA contains:
- the rep15 gene encoding rab15 effector protein, which yields MGQAISKPTNPQNSNVSLKRSSPSSNEQNMAPRPSIFSTLRRPLITKTNDFIPLFNDCISAAASRTREYLLFKDPEDKFQASSEVLTQVFLMTYISQSVSLNMTDRFNCTAMTPEQRILLGPDWVWAMLEKPTKNPRIQIAVQVLHLPDREAAEENNIPQEACTESIQIAQKESSNKTTYERLVDFCTSIGKDCYALFLFLGKKNDKGNIYGVLSNNFEAAIGKCNKIDRAFIENFFKGSRYLHTPPGMMQAIVTKKEGDSLTLMVKFS from the exons ATGGGTCAGGCAATCAGCAAACCAACCAACCCCCAGAACTCCAACGTGTCTTTAAAGCGCAGCTCGCCCAGCTCCAACGAACAGAACATGGCCCCTCGACCAAGCATCTTCTCCACATTAAGAAGGCCCCTCATCACCAAAACCAATGATTTCATACCGCTATTCAATGATTGCATCTCTGCCGCTGCATCCAGAACACGAGAATACCTCCTTTTCAAAGACCCAGAGGACAAGTTCCAAGCAAGCTCTGAGGTGCTCACCCAG GTCTTCCTAATGACCTACATCTCTCAGAGTGTCAGCCTGAACATGACAGACAGATTCAACTGCACGGCCATGACGCCTGAGCAACGCATCCTCTTAGGGCCTGACTGGGTCTGGGCCATGCTTGAGAAGCCCACCAAGAACCCTCGGATCCAGATCGCTGTGCAGGTCCTACACCTCCCTGACAGGGAGGCTGCCGAGGAGAACAACATCCCCCAAGAGGCCTGCACCGAGTCCATCCAGATTGCGCAAAAGGAGTCCAGTAACAAGACCACATACGAGAGACTGGTGGACTTCTGCACATCCATCGGCAAGGACTGCTACGCCCTCTTCTTGTTCCTGGGAAAGAAAAACGACAAGGGGAATATCTACGGAGTCCTCAGCAACAACTTTGAGGCTGCAATCGGAAAGTGCAACAAGATTGACAGAGCTTTTATCGAAAACTTCTTCAAAGGCTCGAGGTATCTGCATACACCTCCAGGAATGATGCAAGCAATTGTAACCAAAAAGGAGGGAGACTCTCTCACTCTCATGGTTAAATTCAGCTAA